From the genome of Thermoflexus hugenholtzii, one region includes:
- a CDS encoding transporter substrate-binding domain-containing protein: protein MALRLFRTALLGFALALALAACQAPGATPAPKKGRAPLAPEGTLLRKIQDRGKLICGTKYDIPTFGYLNPKTNQVEGFDVEICRAVAEYIFGDPNAVEIKEAISKNRIPFLKEGVVDIVASTMTINEERLKEIDFSVVYYVAGQSLLVPKNSPINGLDDLKGKRVGTVKGSTSEKNIRAISDQKGLNIEVVLFDTYSEAVAAMDAGRVDAVTTDDIILYGFVRQEPDKWKVVGGRFTVEPYGVGVKKGEKELLEVVNTVIRELKSSGRWKEIYKKWIPSDTVPEPPPDDWRAVSQP, encoded by the coding sequence ATGGCGCTCAGACTGTTCCGAACGGCCTTGCTCGGGTTCGCCCTCGCCCTGGCCCTGGCGGCATGTCAGGCGCCCGGGGCCACGCCGGCCCCTAAAAAGGGCCGCGCCCCCCTCGCCCCCGAAGGGACCCTCCTGCGCAAGATCCAGGATCGCGGCAAGCTGATCTGCGGCACCAAGTATGACATCCCCACCTTCGGTTACCTCAACCCCAAGACCAATCAGGTGGAAGGCTTCGACGTGGAGATCTGCCGGGCCGTGGCCGAATACATCTTCGGCGATCCCAACGCGGTGGAGATTAAGGAGGCCATTTCCAAGAACCGCATCCCCTTCCTCAAAGAGGGCGTGGTGGACATCGTGGCTTCGACGATGACCATCAACGAGGAGCGCCTGAAGGAGATCGATTTCTCCGTCGTCTATTACGTCGCCGGCCAATCCCTCCTGGTCCCCAAGAACAGCCCCATCAACGGCCTGGATGACCTCAAAGGCAAGCGGGTGGGCACCGTGAAGGGTTCCACCTCGGAGAAGAACATCCGGGCCATCTCGGATCAGAAGGGGCTGAACATCGAGGTGGTGCTCTTCGACACCTACTCGGAGGCGGTGGCGGCCATGGACGCCGGCCGCGTGGACGCGGTGACCACCGATGACATCATCCTCTACGGCTTCGTGCGCCAGGAGCCGGATAAGTGGAAGGTGGTCGGAGGGCGCTTCACGGTGGAGCCCTACGGCGTGGGGGTGAAGAAAGGCGAGAAGGAGCTCCTGGAGGTGGTGAACACGGTGATCCGGGAGCTCAAGTCCTCCGGCCGCTGGAAGGAAATCTACAAGAAGTGGATCCCCAGCGACACGGTGCCGGAACCCCCGCCGGATGATTGGCGGGCGGTGAGCCAGCCGTGA
- a CDS encoding amino acid ABC transporter ATP-binding protein: MISFRQVNKWFGNLHVLRDITLDIYEGEVVVIFGPSGGGKSTLIRTINRLEPIDSGELWVDGIPVHDPRINVNRLRQEIGMVFQQFNLFPHLTVLENIILGPVHVKKIPRAEAERLAMQLLERVGIPEKAHAYPAQLSGGQQQRVAIARGLAMRPKIMLFDEPTSALDPEMIKEVLDVMEDLAREGMTMVVVTHEMGFARHVADRMVFLEGGRIVEVGTPDEIFENPRHERTRVFLSQVLRH; the protein is encoded by the coding sequence ATCATCTCCTTCCGGCAGGTAAACAAGTGGTTCGGGAATCTGCACGTTTTGCGGGACATCACCCTGGACATCTATGAAGGGGAAGTGGTGGTGATCTTCGGCCCCAGCGGGGGCGGGAAGAGCACCCTGATCCGCACCATCAACCGGCTGGAGCCCATCGACTCCGGCGAGCTGTGGGTGGACGGCATCCCGGTTCACGATCCCCGCATCAACGTCAACCGCCTCCGCCAGGAGATCGGGATGGTCTTCCAGCAGTTCAATCTCTTCCCCCATCTGACGGTGCTGGAGAACATCATCCTGGGTCCGGTGCACGTGAAGAAGATCCCCCGGGCGGAGGCGGAGCGGCTGGCCATGCAGCTCCTGGAGCGGGTGGGGATCCCCGAGAAGGCCCACGCTTACCCGGCCCAGCTGTCGGGCGGACAGCAGCAGCGGGTGGCCATCGCCCGGGGCCTGGCCATGCGGCCGAAGATCATGCTCTTCGATGAGCCGACCAGCGCCCTGGACCCCGAGATGATCAAGGAAGTGCTGGACGTGATGGAGGATCTGGCCCGGGAAGGGATGACCATGGTGGTGGTCACCCATGAGATGGGCTTCGCCCGGCATGTGGCGGACCGTATGGTCTTCCTGGAGGGCGGCCGGATTGTGGAGGTCGGGACCCCCGATGAGATCTTCGAGAACCCCCGGCACGAGCGCACCCGGGTCTTCCTGAGCCAGGTCCTGCGTCATTAG